One Candidatus Latescibacterota bacterium genomic region harbors:
- a CDS encoding GWxTD domain-containing protein: MNRILKIHLLILLFIVGSSGDSAGQTFRGSGDFEFFLDAGSLPQRSGRVIEFFQIAIPTKEIKYVRKDGSYQAAVSVYLLLSQGEDRIYEKKLMINDPREFLPSVTDLTGFIYIADSVSVDPGSYLLSARVEDLNRKKKTLMGLLKKKHDNSVFEKEPLEIAGFQKDRLIVSAPFLLWGRKPDGQYIPNPIQIYGLKNDTLSFFAQALLPEDSDVTTLDLFMSVFDQKGERIDSVEMVSRVRGGRAFIFGAFDVNAYPAGAYRLTIEATGKGLFALVGKDFSVVWELMNWKRPRRDILVEARIIFNDTEYEEFSYAAIGQQEKILNDFWKKNDPTPHTAVNESYETFMRRVDQANASFSDHRKGAATDRGQMYIRFGPPDEYVSESIPFNRTDLEEVINKLDDQYKVVIHNTWKGLGTEDVQLYNTSRNRNQPYRGGGMDTGGYELWVYVLKGNPLFPRDKLMTIRSGLRFLFVDKDGVGNYLLVGTSEEFEDSFDEANID; the protein is encoded by the coding sequence ATGAACAGGATTTTAAAGATTCATTTATTGATTCTGCTCTTCATCGTCGGTTCATCTGGAGATAGTGCGGGGCAGACTTTCAGAGGGTCCGGAGATTTCGAATTCTTCCTGGATGCCGGTTCGCTTCCACAGAGGAGTGGACGGGTAATCGAATTCTTCCAGATCGCGATTCCCACGAAAGAGATCAAATACGTAAGAAAGGACGGCAGTTATCAAGCTGCCGTTTCTGTTTATCTGCTTCTCTCGCAGGGAGAAGACAGGATATACGAAAAGAAGTTGATGATAAACGACCCCAGGGAGTTTCTACCCTCTGTCACCGATCTGACAGGCTTTATTTATATCGCGGATTCGGTGAGTGTGGATCCTGGATCCTACCTTCTCAGCGCGCGGGTCGAGGACCTGAACCGCAAAAAAAAGACATTGATGGGGTTGCTGAAGAAAAAGCATGATAACTCGGTATTCGAGAAAGAGCCACTCGAAATAGCCGGCTTTCAGAAGGACCGCCTTATCGTCAGCGCGCCCTTCCTTCTCTGGGGCAGGAAACCTGACGGGCAGTATATTCCAAACCCGATCCAGATCTACGGCCTCAAGAATGATACACTCTCCTTTTTTGCTCAGGCGTTGCTTCCAGAAGATTCTGACGTGACCACTCTTGATCTGTTCATGTCAGTGTTCGACCAGAAGGGGGAGAGGATAGATTCTGTCGAGATGGTCAGTCGGGTCAGGGGAGGCAGAGCTTTCATCTTCGGGGCATTCGATGTCAACGCTTATCCTGCTGGAGCATACAGGCTTACGATCGAGGCGACCGGTAAGGGGCTTTTCGCGCTGGTAGGTAAAGATTTTTCCGTAGTCTGGGAATTGATGAACTGGAAACGGCCAAGAAGGGATATCCTCGTCGAGGCGAGGATAATATTCAATGATACAGAGTACGAGGAGTTTAGCTACGCGGCAATAGGCCAGCAGGAAAAGATATTAAACGATTTCTGGAAAAAGAATGACCCGACGCCTCATACTGCGGTCAACGAGTCTTATGAAACGTTCATGCGGCGGGTCGATCAGGCGAATGCGAGTTTCAGCGACCACAGAAAGGGAGCTGCTACCGACAGGGGGCAGATGTACATCAGGTTCGGCCCACCTGACGAATATGTTTCAGAGTCTATTCCTTTCAACAGGACCGATCTTGAAGAAGTGATTAACAAGCTCGACGACCAGTACAAGGTAGTCATACATAATACATGGAAAGGACTCGGCACGGAGGATGTCCAGTTGTATAACACTTCCAGGAACAGGAATCAACCGTACCGTGGAGGCGGCATGGACACAGGGGGATATGAGCTCTGGGTCTATGTGCTCAAAGGAAACCCGCTCTTTCCAAGGGACAAACTGATGACAATCCGGTCTGGACTGAGATTTCTGTTCGTCGACAAGGACGGAGTAGGAAATTATCTTCTGGTCGGTACATCTGAAGAGTTTGAGGATTCCTTCGATGAAGCTAACATTGATTAG